In Fusarium falciforme chromosome 9, complete sequence, the following are encoded in one genomic region:
- a CDS encoding NACHT domain-containing protein, producing the protein MAPDPEDHTIKIWGVSSGKAMRTRTGHTDSVWSVVFSADSKLLASGSDDMTVKIWDATTGEVKQTFKGHIRSVRSVAFSMDGRLVVSGSDDRTIRIWDATIDKEQRILGGHGKQVTSMAFSPNRKLTVSGSFGQTVKIWDTATGEVKHTCKGHTKLITSVAFSANNALVSSWSYDKSVIIWDAGTGKKLLVLTGHRIAVGSVAFSRDSKLVASGSDDDTIKIWDAMIGGIKKTLEGHSRTIRSVAFSNNGRLVVSGSDDKTVRVWNRTAGTILQTLIGHGHRIRSVSSSSDDRLIVSGSDDGTIRVWDNATGRVIKILEGHYSRAPLVSFSPEHTPTGYGISFDGSWITFWYGWERRNMLYLLPEFRPSSSATSGSTLAIGCPSGRVLFFTFDSQYL; encoded by the coding sequence ATGGCACCTGATCCCGAAGACCATACCATCAAGATCTGGGGTGTTTCTTCGGGCAAGGCTATGAGAACTCGTACAGGCCATACTGATTCGGTTTGGTCAGTAGTATTCTCAGCTGATAGCAAGCTCTTGGCATCCGGATCAGATGATATGACAGTGAAGATCTGGGATGCTACGACAGGCGAGGTCAAGCAGACATTCAAGGGTCATATCCGGTCCGTCCGTTCAGTGGCCTTTTCAATGGATGGCAGGCTCGTGGTATCTGGCTCGGACGACAGAACCATCAggatctgggatgccacTATAGACAAAGAGCAGCGGATACTTGGAGGACATGGCAAGCAGGTTACGTCGATGGCGTTTTCGCCCAACAGAAAGCTCACGGTTTCCGGGTCATTTGGTCAGACTGTGAAGATTTGGGATACCGCTACGGGAGAGGTGAAGCACACCTGCAAGGGCCACACAAAGCTCATTACATCTGTGGCATTCTCGGCCAACAATGCGCTCGTGTCATCCTGGTCATATGATAAGTCTGTTATCATATGGGATGCGGGAACAGGCAAAAAGCTGCTTGTGCTAACCGGCCACAGAATTGCGGTTGggtcggtggccttctcaaGAGACAGCAAGCTGGTGGCTTCCGGGTCAGATGATGACACTATCAAGATATGGGATGCTATGATTGGTGGCATCAAGAAGACCCTTGAGGGTCACAGTCGTACAATACGTTCGGTAGCCTTTTCGAATAACGGTAGGCTTGTAGTGTCTGGGTCAGATGACAAAACTGTTAGGGTTTGGAATAGGACAGCAGGCACGATTTTGCAGACTTTGATAGGCCACGGTCACAGGATCAGGTCAGTGTCATCCTCGAGCGACGATAGGCTTATTGTGTCTGGATCGGATGATGGGACCATCAGGGTCTGGGACAACGCCACCGGCAGGGTCATAAAGATATTGGAGGGCCACTACTCCAGAGCCCCATTGGTCTCTTTCTCGCCTGAGCATACGCCTACAGGCTATGGCATAAGTTTCGATGGATCTTGGATCACTTTTTGGTATGGATGGGAGAGACGTAACATGCTATACCTACTCCCTGAGTTCCGACCGTCGTCGTCTGCCACTTCAGGTTCGACTCTGGCTATTGGTT
- a CDS encoding Short-chain dehydrogenase/reductase SDR gives MSRYAVAHAKPNGPGDARPTALQIIKDEGVEGKLQGEAIVITGTSSGIGVETARALAATGATLYLTARDVAKAQSALVGIFEPSRMELIQMDQASLASVRAAAAAILAKTSKIHLLFGTNHLSHFLFFKLLEPALLAAASPGLPSRVVTLSSSAHNIHGINNADNYDFQKGGYDPSVAYGQSKTANIYMANEIKRRYGPHHLHATSIHPGIIQTGLTQHMPPDAFKGIEFLYPTIKSVEQGAATSVWAAVGKAWEHKGGKYLVNCAVAEPYAEGDDKFSAPGYAPYAYDVEEAKRLWSDSLKLVGLPDEE, from the exons ATGTCACGCTACGCTGTCGCCCACGCCAAGCCGAACGGCCCTGGAGACGCACGCCCCACGGCCTTACAGATCATCAAGGACGAGGGCGTCGAGGGCAAGCTCCAGGGCGAGGCCATTGTCATTACCGGCACCTCTTCCGGTATCGGTGTCGAAACTGCTCGCGCCCTAGCCGCCACTGGTGCCACCCTCTATCTCACAGCCCGAGACGTCGCCAAGGCCCAGTCCGCCCTCGTCGGTATATTTGAACCTTCCCGTATGGAGTTAATCCAAATGGACCAAGCATCCCTTGCCTCTGTCcgtgctgccgccgccgctatCCTCGCCAAGACCTCTAAGATTCACCTCCTC TTCGGCACGAATCACCTCTCGCATTTCCTCTTCTTTAAGCTCCTAGAGCCcgctctcctcgccgccgcctccccTGGCCTACCCTCCCGTGTCGTcactctctcttcctccgccCATAACATCCACGGTATCAACAACGCCGATAACTATGACTTCCAGAAAGGTGGCTATGACCCCAGCGTGGCCTACGGCCAGTCTAAGACGGCCAATATCTACATGGCCAACGAGATCAAGCGCCGCTACGGCCCGCACCACCTACATGCCACGAGCATCCACCCGGGCATTATCCAGACGGGGCTAACCCAGCACATGCCCCCGGATGCTTTCAAGGGGATAGAGTTCTTATACCCCACCATTAAGAGCGTTGAGCAGGGTGCCGCAACATCGGTGTGGGCGGCCGTCGGTAAGGCATGGGAACATAAGGGCGGCAAGTACCTCGTCAACTGCGCTGTGGCAGAGCCGTATGCGGAAGGGGATGATAAGTTTTCTGCGCCCGGGTATGCCCCGTACGCCTATGACGTGGAAGAAGCGAAGAGGCTATGGAGCGACTCGCTTAAGCTTGTGGGATTGCCGGACGAGGAGTAG